CCTTAATTGCCCGTCCCAGGTATGATTTTTCCCGGATAGTGTAATATAAACCTGCATGGGAGGAAAGAAATCATCCTCGTAGGCACGGGAAAATTCTGAGCCGATAAATTCATCAAATTTTTTTAAAGCAAGCGTGCCTTTGTGAAGCAGCTGTGTGCCTACCCTTAGCGCCACGGGCAGATCCTTTGCCTTCGGATTCGAACTGGAATAATTGTACAAAAAGTCCCAAAGACTGTCCCAGCTGCGGTTGTTGTCTTTTTCGGCTAAAATAATCCCGGCGCCATAAGTAGAGCCGTTTTCTGCTGCAGCAATATGCATGCTTAAGAGCGCCTTCGGAGGATTAAAATTAAACTGATCTCCGTCGTCAAAATCACCATAAACAGAAAAGGCATTTTTTCTTACCAGTTCCAGGTTGTCCGTCATAGTAAAAGCCGCCATATAGATTTCATCATTCCCGATTTTTTCCCTCCATTTACCGCCGGTTTCATCGATGCATTTTACACTGTGAACGCTTAGTTTGAGATTTGTTGCCATAGTTGATAATTTTAAATATTTTGTAAAAAACAGGAGGAACCCCGCCTAGAAGCTTCCTCCAAGATCTGTATGTCCGTCTTGGCAATCCCTTTTTTAGCAGGAGAAGCCACCGTTACCGGGAACGGAATGCAACTTCCTTTTCCATGCATGGTTTTATCCGCTCGAATATGGAATCCCTTCTATCCGCATTGTCTTTATAGCTTTCTTCCATGTTCTTTTCAAATAATATTTTAGCCGCTACAATGTTGTTTAATTCGGCATCACTGCTGTTTTTGGCTGCAGCGATGGATTGGTCGATAAGGGAACAGTACGCATCCGCGGCAGCGGTTGCGTCGCTATAAGCCGCAGGTAGCAGGGATTCGGCGCCAGGGTCCGGAGCAACAGCCGTAACATGGGCGTTTTTGCCTTCTGATGCAGCTTCACAGGCTTTCACGGCCTTAAATATTGCCTGCATTACGGCCGTATCCTTCTGGTATTTTGCTTCCATCATTTTTTCAAAGTTTTTCCGGGCTTCCAGTGCCTTTTCTTTTTCTGTACCTGTAGCCCCGGAAACCTTGCTGTTCAGCGCGCACCATTCCGCTGCAATCGATTCAGGGGTTTCTCTTTTATTGCTGCATGCGATCAGCAGGACGGCGATCAGCAGTGTTGTTAATGATTGATAGTTGTTGCGCATTGTGATAAGGTTTAAGAAAGTGATTGGTTATGGATTTCTTTGGTTTGTATTGCCGCCACTAGTTTGTCGATATTCATCATGCCATAATTAAATATATGTACCGAATCATCCGGCATCGTAATAAAGACTTTTTTTGAAAGGAGGCTTTTTTGAACGGTCACGTCTTTAATATCAGACTTGTTCAGCACGATCATTCCTTTGCGGTTGTAAATCGATAACGACAAGGAATCCATATCATGCTGCGGCAGGAACAACAGGCGCTGGTTGGTAATGGTGAGCTTACCGACCGCAGCCTTATTATTGGGACCAATATAGTTGATGGCCCAGGTATCGATAGGGGCTTCGTTGGGTTGTAATTCAAATTTCATGATCTTTGATTGGGGGTTAAAAAATCCGGTTTTGTTTCATTCTTTTTGGTACGGGGGCTTTTCTGCAACAGGGTTTTATTCGGTGCAGCAAGACTATCCGCCGGTTTGCCGCCCGTAGCAGAAAGGGCTGATTTCCTTTTTACAGTATCGGTGGTTACCACGAGGAAATCCAGTTGCCCCTTGCCGGCTTTCCGGCTTTGAGCACCGGCAACGGAACCTGAAAGCAGCCAGATGGTTAATAATAAAATCGATTTCATAAAAGATCGTTTTTAAAAGGGCTCTTGTTTAAAGCGTGATCGATATAAGGTCTCTTTATCTGTTCCGGAGCAGGTGAAAAAGAATACCTGGGGGCTGTATTCCCTGATCATTTGCCTGTGGCACAACCTGCAGGCTCTGATTTGATAAAGTTGGCATGACTGGCCCCATAGGTACCACCCCCGCTATAATCCTGAACAATATTTACATAAATGATCCGGCAAAAACCATCATCGGTACTGGTCTTTGGGTATTGCGCATAGATCATTCCATGCTTAAACCTTGCTGTAGGGATCCCGAACTCGTTTTTTGAGATCAGCCAGTTCGACTCCATCAGGCCGGTGCCCAGTACTTTTGCCTGGGCCAGGTCCGTAACGCCGCTGCGCAGGATTCGCTCTTCGGCCGCGTTGTGTACGTTATAGCCCACCGGTTTATAAAGAGGTAATGTCTTTTGAGCGGCCTGGGCAATTTCTTCAAGAAGCCCGGAAAGACAGGGATACAGGTGCCCGTATTTCTTTTCAAATGCTTTACGCTCCGAGGGCGAAATGGCTGCCCGCAGGTATTCGTTCCATCCGTCGTTAAAATCCTGTACATACCAGCCTCTTCCGGTAGTAAAACTTTTAGCCTGTTCCAGTGTTTTTTGCATATTTTCTTTGTAAATACCCACCCGGGTTTTATCGATATCGCTCAGCCGGCTGCAATCTCCTGCATCGGGCAGGTCGGCTACAATGCACTGGTAATATGCTTCCCGGTTGGTAAGGATATCATCCCAGATCGCCGGGTTTTCATCAAACCCTTTGCCTGTGTTGGGCCTTGAAGGAAACATGCGTTTAAATTCGCGTTCCAGTTCCGCCAGTTTGGGCAGCTCGTTCTTGAGCTGGTTTTTTACGTCGTAATCGGTATTGCTGATACTGCGGTTGGCATACCCTAACTTGTCGCGATCGATATTGTGTTTCTTTGCATAGCAGTCCAGGTACGGGCTGATGAAGAACGCACGATCATCGGCTACAACACGGTTGGGATCGTAGCCCTGCCGGAATTTGCCAATAGCCATAAACCAGCTTTCGCCATTGGGGCCTTCATCCGCAGAACGACTGTCACTGGATGGGTTTGCTGCCGTTTTCTCTTTCTTGGTTGCGGGCAGCCTGGGCGTTCGCACCGATATAGAGATCTGAGCTTCAAGACTCAGCTGTGCGAACAATGCTACTGGAAGCATCAGGAAAAACAGGAATTTCTTTTTCATTTGAAGGAGTGTTGGGTAAAAGAAAAATAAGAGGGGCTCATTCTTTCATGAATTTTACGATGCGGTCAACATGCTGCGCCGTCTTCAGTCCCTGTTTCATCCCTTCTTCGCAGGCGCGTGGGGTATGGATACCGCCATACAGTCTTGAAAAGGCAATATCATGGGCCATGTCGTAAAAAGAATGATAATGGCGGCTGCCTAAAAGAACCTCGTTACCGTCGATCATTTCTTTTTCGCTGGCATAGGTACTGTTGGTAAAGTCTATATGATCGCCAAAAATGCTGGTCAGCGCAAAGGCAAAGCTGGAGCTGAATACGGCATGGTTGGATGGAAAATCGGGGTGTGCAGGTGTAGGAATATACGATTTCCAGGTCTTTGCCGCATTGTCCGTTTGCCCGATGACTCTTTGGATAAACTGGAAGGGGCGCTCCGTGGCATACATGAACTTGGCCTTAAAGGAGCCGATGGTGCCGTCGATCAGGCTGATGCCGGCCTTAGCATAGGCCTGAGCGGCTTTATCGAGCGATGGATCGAGCTGTTCTATTACCTGCTTTAATATGGAGAAGTAATGCGCACCGGCGGGATAGCGTTTGCCGGGATCGTCGTAGT
The sequence above is a segment of the Niabella agricola genome. Coding sequences within it:
- a CDS encoding PH domain-containing protein — its product is MKFELQPNEAPIDTWAINYIGPNNKAAVGKLTITNQRLLFLPQHDMDSLSLSIYNRKGMIVLNKSDIKDVTVQKSLLSKKVFITMPDDSVHIFNYGMMNIDKLVAAIQTKEIHNQSLS